In the genome of Candidatus Pristimantibacillus lignocellulolyticus, the window AAACTCGTTGCCAATGCTGATAATCCACTTGCAATGGAGAAAATAAGCAATGTCCAAATTAGAATCGATCTTCGTCCAAACCGATCAGCAAGTAACCCTGATATCGCAGCTCCCACCGCCATACCGATCGAATTAATAGCCATGACTAGTCCTACCTGCTGTGCACCCAAATGCCATTCAACAGCTAGTGCAGTAACGATGAAGGAAATCATCCCAACCTCCATAGCGTCAAACAGCCAGCTTAGCCCCGCGCTAAACAACAATTTACGTTGTTTGGGTTCGCGTAATAAAGCTGATATCTTCATATTCTCTGCTCCTCGTGTTCTATATATTTACTCGCTTGACATGATCAATTCGATTTTATCTAATCCAAAAAAAGATATAATATCGACTATTATAAGTATGATCGTATCTTAGCGAACTAAATCATATAATACCATGGGAACACATCGCTTTAATATGGATGCAAAAATATAGAGTAAACATTTATACAGAATTTCATAATTTATTACGTAAAACAACGTTCTCCCTTAGTTCAAAGTTCTTTGACTATATACTTTGATTGTTAGTTTTTGTCAGGAAGTTCCTCTTCTAAAAAAGCATCATGATAGAAATTTCCGAAGGTTAGAAAGATTCATTAAAAATAGATTAATCCAATTAGATGTAACATCCCCAATAAGCCCATTGGATAAATAATTAATCTTGAGAATAAATTCTTGAAATTATTATTTTGATGCTTCTCAAAGAAAAAATGAGCGATTGAGTGAATTATTAAAAACACATCTATAATTACGAAAGCTATAAGTTGATGACTAACAAATGAATATAATAATAAAGTATAGAGTGGCAAATGAAGAATAGTAAATATTTTGAATGCACGCTCATCTTCCATATCTTTTAGGATTACGAACATTTTCCATTCTTTAGCTCTTATCGCATCCATTTCATGCAAAAGTAGGAGAGCAAAATTAATTGAGAAAATCATGAGTAAAATTGATGACAAAGTTTTCGCCTCATTTATAAAATTTATTCTAAATTAATAACATCTCATATCACGCTTGGGGTTATTAATACTACGATTAAGAAACAATTATGTTTCCAAACATGGAAAGTTATGCTAAACTGCCAGTTAGATGAAAAGGCTGCCAGCCCATTGCTTTGGAAGCCTTCTCCTATTGACTATTTAATGTCTCTTGATAGGAATTCTCGATTTCTTTTATTAGATTCACTTCTGGTGTATAGTAGGATTAGTTGGAAATATATTTCAGGAGGCAACAGCCATGTCACAGGAGATTTGGATTAACCTGCCGGTCAAAGATGTTGAGAGATCTACTTCCTTTTTCAATGAGATTGGATTCTATGCGGAGAGCGTTGGTAACGAGAGAGCAAAGCTTGTCATAGGTCAAACAATGATTCTGCTATTCCCGGATGCGGTGTTTGAGAAATTTACAGGATCAAAAACCGCAGATACTTCCCATAGCGCAGAAGTAATATTTTCCATTGGAGCTGATAGCAGAGAAGAAGTAGACGCCTTTGTTCAAAAAGTAGAGTTTGCTGGAGGAAGCATCTTTGGCAAGCCGAGTGAAATTGACGGCTGGATGTACGGCGCAGGATTTGCCGACCTGGACGGTCACCGATGGAACCTGCTGTACATGGATGAGAGCAAAATGCCTTAACAATAATATGAAAATGCCAGTCACCTAATTAAGGTCACCGGCATTTTTTTTCACCATATATAATCTCATATCTGTTATTCAAATTAAAATAATCAGTTATCTTTGTTAAAAAGAGTTAATCGTGTTTTTTGCTAGTGCGGCAACCTCAAGTAGCTCCAATGTTTTACAGTAGTCTTTCTTAATATCTCCGTCCATCGTATCTAGATCATCTTCTAAATAATCAACCACGCTTATATCTTGAAACCAATCCCCCGCTTCAGCTTCCGGATGGTTAACATTTTTCCAACAATATTCAAGTTTTGGACTGTAAATTCTTCTTGCTCCTTTACGAAGTTGACACGATTTTAACCTTAATGGAAAAGTATTTCCTGGTACACTTTCATTTACATCATTGAATAAGTGCGGCCAATAATCTTTCCTTGAGCCAGTATGTGGATGATATTTTGCCCAATCTAGAGCATGTCTGTGAAAATCCGAATTTTTAAATAAAACGGAATACAACTTTTTACCAAGTAATATTCGCTCATGTAGAGATTGAAATTTTTGAAGAGTCTGTCCCTTTAAATTATTTCCTTCATAAGGGATAATAATTTGATTAATTGGCAACCAGCTCTGAAGTTGAAATCCAATTTTGTTGAATATTTCTTTTTGATTATTAGGATTTTGAACGACCCTTTGTTCCAGATAACTTTGCTCATTAATGACTAACGCTATACAAAGAATATAGGAATCTCGAACTCTCCAAAAATAGTTCCAAACAGTTTCCATAAACATTGAAACATTTAGTTGAGGGAGTAGATAAAACAGGGGTCTATTTTGAGCTAAACTCTCACCGTAAAGCAGAAACTGTGGGTATATATCTTGAAAAACCAGCCAGTTTCCGCGTTCTAAAAAATGAAAAAACGATTCCCGCTCCTTGCGAGAGAGTAGTTTAGTTAGAAACTCTCCCCTGAGATCGGTCATATTCCATCCGCCGTTCCGTGATACCATATGACCTAAAAATGCCCAGTGGATTTCAGGATGGCGAAGATAAAACTCGAGATAGGCCTTCGTTCGGGTTACATTATTTAGGTTATGCGCTTGGGTCTTACGTTGAATTTGATTCAAAAGCTCTTGCTCTGAAGAAGTTAGCTTTTTTGAAACAGAAGTGGAGTGTTTCATTTTTTTCTTTAATTCCTTGCGAATCGTTTGGAGTGGTGTAATTTGGCGTTTTCTAATAGAAAACATATTAACTCCCTCCCTTATGAAAACCAATGTCTAGATGATTATTCTATTAAGAACTTTAGAAGTTGATGACAAGGAATTAATCAAATTACAATTTCCAAACTAATGGTCGTTACATAAAATAATGCATCATTAGAAATATGAAATACCCCCACCCATGATCTTTTTTATCTTAGGTGGGGGTATTTTGTTGGTGTATATGTATCTTTATTAATACTTCTTCCAACTAGGGCGTAGCCGTAGCCGTAGCGTTATTACAGTATTACATTCCTAATATATGATATCCAGCATCGACATGTAATACTTCACCTGTAATACCTCTTGAAAGGTTACTAATGAGAAACATCGTTGCATCCCCTACTTCGTCTTGGTCAATATTTCGTCTGAGCGGAGCTCTATCTTCTATCGTGGACATGATGTCATTAAAACTAGAAACACCTTTTGCTGATAATGTGCGAATTGGACCTGCAGAAACTGCATTGACTCTGATCCCATATTTACCCAAATCTTCTGCTAAGTATCTAACACTTGCTTCTAATGCAGCTTTTGCTACACCCATAACGTTATAGTTTTTTACGACACGTTCAGCTCCAATATAGGACTGAGTCACAATGCTTCCGCCCTCAAGCATAAGTCTTTTGGATTCTCTTGCTACAGCAACTAGCGAATATGAACTTGAACTTTGTGCTAACATATATCCATCTCTAGTTGTATCAACATACTCCCCTTGTAATTCATCTTTTTCTGCAAAAGCGACAGAATGTACAACTCCATGTATTTGCCCAGCAACATTTTCGATTTCCATAAAAGCAGATCTTATACTGTTATCATCAAGAACATCGCAGGATACAGTATACAAAGGTGAAATATTATTATCACTTAGAAGCTTTTCAAGTCTTTCTAGAGATCGCTCTTTGCGGTATGTAAATATTAATTCTGCTCCTTGTTGATGAAGGGATTTTGCAATGCCCCATGCAATACTTCTCTCATTCGCTACACCCATAATAACAATCTTTTTTTCTTTCAATAACATTATTAATCCTCCTATGTGGTTGGTGCCTACTCTATTGTAAGCACACTCTTATTTTAGTCGTTTGCATAACAATGTCTGATTTTCCCTCCATACATCGGACGTGTAAACTGAAGAGTAAACCCAGCAGATTCTAAGTTTTTAACGCTGGCATGGTTCTCAGGATGCACAGTTGAATACAAGTAATTACAACCACTTTCTTTAGCACGTTCTTCCCTAATCTCATGAAACATTCTTTGCAAGCCTTGTCCACGAACAGATTCATGGACAACAGTTGAATCGAGAACTGCAACAAATGCTAAATCTTGATCTGGTATTGCTAAGTCAATTCCGAGATTACTCTTGCTCTTTCCGGGAAATGCCAATACGGAATATGCGACTAATTGTTCATGATTAAAAGCACCGTAAATCTCTCCCTTTCCATTTATAATTTCTAAGAAATAATTCTCTTCATCCATAGCAAATTGATCCTGGAAAGGTAAACGTGAAATGACGTCCTTCATTAAAACTAGCACCTCAGGTATTTCTTGATGATACAGCCGACGTAATTTTAAATCCTCTCTTATATGCAAATTAATAACCCCTTACTATGAGAACGACTAATTAGATCCTAGTTTGTAATTTCTTTTGTCATAAATACACTGTTGGGATCTTCATGGTAATCCCCAAAAGGATTACAATATTCAAAGTCGAATTGCTCGTATAACTTTCTGGCCGCTGTGAATCCTTCTATAGAACCCGTTTCTAAGCTCAAGCGGCGATATCCTAGTTGGCTTGCTTCCTCGATGATATGAGCAAGTAATTTAGATGCGACTCCCTTTCTAAGATGTTTTGTAGATGTACGCATTGATTTGAGTTCACCATGATAGTTACCAAGATCTTTAAGAGCGCCACATCCTAAGAGTTCTCCGTTTTCCCAAGCACTCCAGAAAGTAATATCTGGTGACTTTAATTGATCCAAGCCTAAAGCGTGTACACTCTCCGGCGGGGATTGTTCGAACATGCTATGTAAGTGCTCACTGACCAATTCAATTATTTTATTTCCGGTCAAATCATCGATTTTGATTTCCATTAATTCCACTCTCCGATATTTGAAAAATCTCTTCTCTTTGTTGATCTAGCTAACTGATCTTCACTTTATCCTGTGCTTCCTATTTTTCATCTAGAATTCTAATTAGTATAACACGATAAGGAGAAATGACTAGGTACGACTTAGTTCGATTTAAAAAGAAAAGTAGCTACATAAAGTAGCTACTTTTCTTTTTCTAAAATAATTAATTAAAGGTTGATTTCTCGATTCTTAAAATAATACTTTTTATCATGCTCATTTATCTCTCGAAGCACCTTACATGGATTACCAACTGCTACTACATTGGATGGAATATCTTTTGTAACTACGCTCCCTGCTCCTATCACTGTATTATCACCGATAGTAACACCTGGGAGTAATATTGCACCAGCTCCAATCCAGCAGTTTCTCCCAATAGATACAGGTGCGTTATATTGATAAGCTTGTTCACGAAGTTCAGGCAAGATTGGATGCCCTGCTGTAGCTACAGTCACATTTGGACCAAACATTGTGTAATCACCAACGTAGATGTGTGTATCATCTACCAATGTCAAATTGAAATTAGCATATATGTTTTTACCAAAGTGAACATGCTTGCCACCCCAATTTGAATGAAGTGGTGGCTCTATATAACATCCCTCTCCAATATCAGCGAACATATCTTTAAGTAGAATTGTTCTTTTGTCATATTCCATTGGCCGTGTCTTGTTAAAGTCATAAAGCTTTTCTAAACATTTAGTTTGCTCTTTAGCCAATTGCTCATCTCCAGGCAGGTATAAACTGCCATTGTGAAGTTGTGCTTTGATATCCATTTGAATATACCCCTCTCACCATTGAACCTGATCGATTCGCATGTCTTTATAATAATATTGTCTGTCGTGCTCTAATGGGTTTCCTACAGCAATTACGTTTGCAGGTATATCCTTAGTTACAATACTTCCAACTCCGATAACGCTGCCTTTTCCAATTGTAACACCAGGGAGTACTATTACACCACTTCCAATCCAAACATCATCCTCGATTACAACCGGTAGAGCAAAGATGCCACCTTCTCTTCGCACATTCGTTCTCTAATATTTACGTGTTATTCCTCCTGATTAAAATGATTTTTATAAGTTTTGTTTAACTAACTTACTTCATTATTATAGATTAGTTGGACAACGCCAGATGAGAATAATCTTTTATTAACCAATTTCAAATTCAACCTCTGCTTTATATTAATAAACATCGGTTTTCCTTCTCCCAAAATAACGGGGTGTATAGATAATCTAAATTCATCAACTAGACCTAAATTAATAAAAGTTGTAATGAGACTTGCTCCGCCATACAGCCAGATGTCTTTACCAGGCGTATTCTTCAACATATTTACTTCTTCAACAATATTCTTATTAATAACGATTGCTCCAGTATCAGTCCCTACATGTGTTTTGGAAATCACATATTTCTCTTTACTATGTACCATTTCCCATATTTCTTTGTCGCTATCAGAGTCTTCAGCATTCGGGACATATTTTCCCCATAAATCGTAACTTTTTCTACCATAAAATATAGTATCAATTTGATTCAAGAAATTAGTGAAATCCATTTCTGGTTCCATTATGCACCAATCAACTTCTCCATTTTTCCCTTCAATCAAACCATCTAAAGTAACAGCTAAATCTAAAATTATTCTTCTCTGTTTTACGTTGTTTGACATAACTCTTCCCCTTATAATAGAAATTAATTGATACTGTGAAGAGCATAAAGTGCATCCTGTTTATCTTTTAAGAAGAATACTTGCTTCCCATTGTTACACTCATAAATAAAATCCTTCAAACTCTTGCTGTTATACTCATCAAAATCTCCAATAATAGCGAGCTTAACATTGTAATTCGCATATTTTTGAAGTACATCACCTGCAATTCTTGTTTTTAGATCGAAGAAATCCTCAGTTATGTTCGATTTGTATATCATAATTTTATTGCATCCATTGTTGTTGTAACTAATAGAAGCCATTAAATCCAATGCATCTTGAACAACGTGTATTATGATGTCAGTGCTATCTACCATTGCGACTTTAGAGTTACCAATTTGGTCGATTATTATATTCATTTCGTTTTCACCTTTCGTTGTTAAGATGCTTTAATCTAATAATTTTATCATACAATTCACATTATCGGATAAGCGTATAACTTTTAGAATAATCTACCCGTTAGCAAGGAAAAGGCAGCTGTTAAATCAGCTGCCTTTTCCTTTAGTTACTTCTCCCCATACGACTATTTTTCATACTACTAGAATGCGTGATATTTAAGTCAATTTTGATATCATTGATCGTATTTTCGGTAAGTAAAGTTTCTTCTACAGGGGACATGGCCTTCCATTTTTTATTGTCAGTTCTGTATAAAGTGTATTCAAGGTTCAAAATATCTGTCTGCTCTGATAAACCTATTTGGTATACTTCCCTTATCTCTTTTTCGATTGCAGATTTTGTTTCGTTGGTTAATTGTTGTAACCCCGTTAGATTATTATTTGTTCGACTTATAATAGATCCAGTTGCCTTCATTAGAATATTATATTGCGGTTTGTTCCCTTCTTGGACCAATTTCAGTTTTGTTTTCGGTTTATCAACAACCATTTGAACATCTTCATCCTCTTTACTCGGAATGGCGATTGATGCTCTTATCGTACCAGGCTGAATCCAACGAAGTCCATTTAGCTTTTCCAAGGGGATATAGCTACGGAATTCTTCGTTTTTAAGAAAAAATGCCCCGTCAATCATTAATTTAGGTTCTGCTTTATTTGTTTCAACCCATTGATTGTTGTTTACGACAAGCGTAGGTATACAAGAAGTGAATCCGGACTCATTAATCTGACTAATTAATCTATGAAGCCTAACTGATTTTATTAAAGAATTTTGAGAGTAGACTCCTTGTGGTTCATGAAGAATAGTAGCAAGCGGTGACTGTTGGTAAAATCCGGATGTGGAAAAAATGTCTTTTACCGATTCCCTTGTACCATACACCCAAGGTGTTAAACGAAATTCATAATAACGGACAAAACTATCGTAAATTTTCCCAATCCCTTGCTTAAATGCTGATTCACTTATCACGATTGCTGTCATATGTCCCCAATATATTTTTTCTTGCGACGTTCGATAAAGATCAAAGAGTGAATCTTCAAAAGACAAGCCAATCCCTTCTCCTATCCATATATTAGAAGGGGCTTGCTGCTTATTATCTGTCTTAGCTACAGTAAGAAACTCTAATAACTGTATATAACTATGGTACTCGCCATCAACATAATCTACACCTATGGATGACACATAATTCAATTTTTCTATACTTTTGACGTCAGTACTACTACAACCTGATACTAATAAAGACTCAAAGAGCAGAACAAGTACAACTATTGATTTACGTAACAACTACCTCACCTTTTCTGTTTATTGATCATCGATGACGAAACACGAGATCTCCTGAATGGGTCCATCAAAAATGCAGATAACCAATCCTTTATTTGCAAAGAAGATATCGGCTCTAAATAAGCCATCCCAAAGGACTCCAGTCGGCAAAGGTAGATTAAAATAGCGAACATGCTAAGAAAGAAACCATATATGCCTAGGTAAGAGGATACCAATAAAATACCTAACCTTAGTAAGCTAACCGTACCCGACAAAGATTGATTTACCAAACAAAACGAGGCTACTGCTGAAATAGCTATGACTACTAGTAAGGTTGGAGATGCAAGACCAGCACGAATAAGCGATTCTCCGATAATAAGTCCGCCAACAATCCCCACCGTCTGTCCAACAGCTTTCGGTAGCCGAACACCTGCTTCTCGGAGTAGCTCAAATTGAAATAACAATAACAGCGCTTCAAGAAATGATGGCATTGGAACACCAGAACGCGAAACGACTACCGTAGACAATAGCTCAAATGGAATTTGGTCCAGATTCACGGAAGCAATTGCGATCCAAAAGCCCGGCAAGAAAATACTAAGTAATAAACCTAAAATTCGAAGTAACCGTTGAAACATAACAATAAAATAAGGGAAATGGACATCTTCAGGAGTTTTCAATAATTCTAAATAGTTGCTTGGGCCGATAAGTACCATGGGGGAACCATCTACAACTATTGCGAATCTCCCACGAAGTAACGTTTCTGCAACAAAATCAGGTCGTCCTATATAATCAATCAACGGAAACAGGGAGAACGTCCGATCAGACAACCATTGCTCCAATTGCCCACTACTTATAACGCTCTCTGCATGGAAATTTTCTAATCTTTTTCTAGCTTCAATAATCATATCCGGATTTGCTTTATGAGTTAAATAGATCAATGAGACATTCGTCTTACTTAAGCTTCCTAAAACGAACAGTTCACTGAACAATAAACCCGTTTGCATTCGTTTTCTTATAAGAGATATATTTGTGAATATATCTTCTGTGAAAGCATCTTTTGGACCTTTTATCGAAATTTCAGTATTAGATTCTTGCAGAGATCGTTGTGGAACGTCAGATATACTTGCTAACCAGAAATTAGTGGAGCCCTCATGGTAAAGAATCAAGTTACCTGTAAACAGACCTGTAATCATATCTCCGATAGAATTTTTTGTTTCAATTAGAGGTAATTCTTCAGAATAACCCTTACCTTCTATCGTATAGGAAACTTTGTTGTTAATATACTTGCATATTCTAGTTAGGTATTCATTTAACTGGCTTTTATCGACCATTCCTTCACAGTAACATGCCGTTAATTTCTCTGACGTTTCAAATTGTGCAAGTGATGGAAACTTAATATCTGCATATAACAAAAAGGATTGCTTCAATTGGTCAACAAGTAAACTTCCGTTTCGAAGATCTATGTCCAATTGTGCAAAAAGAGTAGATTCCTCAGAAGATTGATTCATCATGTTGTACTCCCTTTCCTTTGTCGAAAATAGGTTGCTGCAAAAAGAGCAACTGTTAATGCTACTCCGAACCAGATTGAATACTTGTAGAAATAGTTATGGATAATATCTTGCATCTTTATGTCGCTCACCCTAAAAATCGCGGGCATGGACATAATGGCTGTGCAGCTAATCGTAATCGTTTGTTGATAATTTGGAAATTGCTTTCCAAGTAAATCTGATAAAATATATATCAAAAGGGAAGTTCTAACGATGCTTCCCGCCATCAACTGAAAGACAGCTAAAAAATCTACATGACTAATATGACTCCCAATCATAATAAGTCTCCATTGTTCAAATGCAGGAAATCTCATATATGCTGCCTGGGACGGACCGAAAACAGAGATCGCTCCCATAGTAGGTCCAAAAATTAAGCCTACTAGTAACGTAAGTAGCAAAAAAATACTTAAATAGTTCATGGGCTTAGTCAATTTATGTTGCAGGAATAATAAAACTAGCAAATCAATACTACCGCCAAACACAACTGCTCCACCACGTAGACTAGGATTCATTCCCTCTGTGAAGACAGGATGTAACAAACCATAGTCTTTGCTGCCAATGGTTGATATAGATACGAAAATTCCTAATAACCATACGATTGGCAATAATACGGTTGACATATATACAATCGTTTTTAGTCCCGATCTTGCCGCGCAATAAGATATTGTAATAAAGCTTAAAATTACAATTAAGCTTGGTGTATTTGGAAGGAAATATATGCTTACGTTTGTTGTTGTATCAAAAATAATCATTATTCCAGCTGCAAGGAGATATAAAGTAATTGCACTGCAAATGATCCAAAAAACAAAAATCCCCATTCGAGATATTAGCCATTGATTAAACGATATAGAACGAATAGATTTTAGTATTAAATATAATATAATGCTCCATCCCACCAATAACAGATAGGCGGCCAAAATACTAATCCAAGAATCTCGTCCTGCTTCCTTAAGAAGATGTGGGATTACAAGGACATGATTTGATATGCCAAGTGAAAGTAACAACAAAAATATTATCTGAAGTCTAGAAAAGGATACATCCATAACTTCCCTCCAAGTGAGTGATATATCAACATTTTGTATATTCCCCCTCACCTGGTGTTATTATACATAATTGAGGTTTTAATTAAGCTTCATGTTATCCTTGCATGGAACTCATCTTAAGTGCGTTTGTAGACATGAGGAAAAGCCATCGGTTGGGTTGAATCAAACGATGGCTTTTTTGTGTTCTATTTTTGATAAAATTCTTCAATTTTTCTTACAAGTGCTTCTCCATCTAACGAAGACAAGCCGGCATTAATACGATAATATAAGCCATTCCCACCACGATCGTTAATCCCAGGTCTGATTAAAAATGCATGTTCAATGCCGATCTCATCCATTACCTCTAACAGTTCTTCACTGTAAGCTCCATATGGAAAAGCTAAGATGTTAGCCTGTTCGCCAAGCTCCTTTACCAGCAACTCATGTGCGTGTTCTAAATCCTCACGAACTCGTGTTTTATACTCCTCTGATGTTTCACCATCTTGATAATTAGCTAATAATGGATACTTATCTTTCACTTCATTAATTTTTATATGTGAATCATACGTATGGCTATATATGCTCATTCCATTAGCTTTCAGCTCTCTCATTTGATCCCAGGTCATATGAGGAAAATATTCCGGATTCGGCTCGTCTGATGATTTCACGACTACAAAATTAGTCGCAGGAAAGTGATGTTGCTGTAAAATTGGATAAGCGATCTCATAAAAATCTTCATAACCATCATCAAATGTAATCAAAACTGATTTTTTAGGAAGCTCAATCTCCCCTTCCATATAATCTATATATTGCTCCATAGAGATTACATTAAATTCATGTTCAGAAAGTGAATTCATCTGATCAGCAAAAACTTCTTTATTAATAGTAGCTGGATTACCTCTATAACCAAAGTCATGATACATTAGGACTGCTATCCCATTTGTCTTATTCACGGTCATGGAAAATATTGCTATTAAACTAATAGCTAACGTTACAATAAAACTAAGTACGATGATAAACGATTTACGGTACAATTGCCCCACTCCAATATCTACTATTCGCCATCTGCAATTTGCTATTTAATAATATAAAAAATAATTATAAAATATTTAGTAGAATCCTGCAATTGAATAATTTAGTAAATCTACCTATCAATACATCCTTTAGATCAGCATTAAAGTTAGTAAGTGGACATGCTTTGTCTGAGATCCATAGTTGATGTGGATCATTTATATGCAGATTATACTTATTTAGCTGCTCGTCATGTGATTACCACTTAAAATACTTTATATAACCGTAACTTTAGATAAATCGGCTCCCATGCCCTTAAGTGATGCATAGGTTAGCTTATCCATGATTGCGTCGTCAAAGCAGATTGTTTGGATGGAACGGTAATACTTATTAGTCAATGAAAAATACGCCTGAAAAGACACATTCTTTAGAGTAGCCCCCCTAAACGAAACTTCGTTTACTGCCGACTTGTCAAACTTAACGCCGATAAAAGTTTGCCCGTCAAGTCGCAACCCGCTGAGGTCGCAATATTTGAAGTCTACTCCGTCAAAGACACAACTTTCAAAGTTCGTATTTCTCAGATCGATCATGTTTAGCGTGACTTCTGTCATATTGACCCCCTTGAATGTAACACCGACTAGATCTGACTTGCTAATGTTGGTTCGTACAAGGATTGATTGTTTGAAGCTTGCATTCGCAAGCGTAGTGACAGTAAAGTTACAATCCGTCAGATTAGCTCTGTCAAAATTAGCTGCGCTTACGTCGCTCGCCTTAAATGAACTGCCCGTCAAATCTGCACCCTCGAAGTTGGAACCTATCAACCCGCTAGTATTAAATTGTCCCTTATGTGCAATTACACCAGCAAAGTCACTTTGCGTTAGGTTGCTCGCGCTAAAATTTGTCAGTAATTGCCGCTCCAGCGAGCGAGACAGATTAGCTACTTCTAGAATCGTTGCCTCGATGTCACCTATGCTTTCAATGGTCATATTAAACGCTGTTTCATCGTCTTTACCCTCTTCTTTAAGTTCATGATACCTCTCTTGTAAATCAGAGAGTAGGTCAGATTTTAATTCGGTAACACTTTTTACCCCATCGTAAGGCGTAAAAATACCGTTCAAATAATTGGTCAATTTCTGACTCATATGATCAAATCCCCTTATAATAAATTTTCAAGCACACGCTTAGCGTATTCCCAATTGTTTTTGTTACGGGAATGAGTTTCCCTCCCCTTTTCGGTTATTCTGAAATATTTGCGCCGGCCGCCTTGTGATTCGTCACCCCAATACCACTCGATATCCCCGTCTGCCTCAAGTCGTCGAACACTGGAATACATAGTAGCTTCTTTTAGTTCGTACTCACCGCCTGAACGCTCAGCAATTAACTTGACAATCTCGTACCCGTAGCGGTCAGCTTCGGATAATAACCGTAAAATCATCGTATCTGTATGTCCGCGCAGTAGGTCGGATGTAATTTTGTTCTCACTCACATAATCACCTCATATTTGAATAATACGAAATACTACCATGACTGTCAAGGTAATATTATTGATTGATTACTTTTTCTATAATATAATGCCTTTCAATAAATTATCGATATAAATGCGGCCCCCTCAACTTCAACAGAGCGAATTACCGCTCTTGATCTTATTAGAGGACTTCTTTGTCATATTTGGATATATGTAAGCATAGTAAATAATTGAACAAAAATCGAGACAGGAGGTTGATTTATGGATTCAA includes:
- a CDS encoding Ger(x)C family spore germination protein — its product is MLRKSIVVLVLLFESLLVSGCSSTDVKSIEKLNYVSSIGVDYVDGEYHSYIQLLEFLTVAKTDNKQQAPSNIWIGEGIGLSFEDSLFDLYRTSQEKIYWGHMTAIVISESAFKQGIGKIYDSFVRYYEFRLTPWVYGTRESVKDIFSTSGFYQQSPLATILHEPQGVYSQNSLIKSVRLHRLISQINESGFTSCIPTLVVNNNQWVETNKAEPKLMIDGAFFLKNEEFRSYIPLEKLNGLRWIQPGTIRASIAIPSKEDEDVQMVVDKPKTKLKLVQEGNKPQYNILMKATGSIISRTNNNLTGLQQLTNETKSAIEKEIREVYQIGLSEQTDILNLEYTLYRTDNKKWKAMSPVEETLLTENTINDIKIDLNITHSSSMKNSRMGRSN
- a CDS encoding spore germination protein yields the protein MNQSSEESTLFAQLDIDLRNGSLLVDQLKQSFLLYADIKFPSLAQFETSEKLTACYCEGMVDKSQLNEYLTRICKYINNKVSYTIEGKGYSEELPLIETKNSIGDMITGLFTGNLILYHEGSTNFWLASISDVPQRSLQESNTEISIKGPKDAFTEDIFTNISLIRKRMQTGLLFSELFVLGSLSKTNVSLIYLTHKANPDMIIEARKRLENFHAESVISSGQLEQWLSDRTFSLFPLIDYIGRPDFVAETLLRGRFAIVVDGSPMVLIGPSNYLELLKTPEDVHFPYFIVMFQRLLRILGLLLSIFLPGFWIAIASVNLDQIPFELLSTVVVSRSGVPMPSFLEALLLLFQFELLREAGVRLPKAVGQTVGIVGGLIIGESLIRAGLASPTLLVVIAISAVASFCLVNQSLSGTVSLLRLGILLVSSYLGIYGFFLSMFAILIYLCRLESFGMAYLEPISSLQIKDWLSAFLMDPFRRSRVSSSMINKQKR
- a CDS encoding endospore germination permease, producing the protein MDVSFSRLQIIFLLLLSLGISNHVLVIPHLLKEAGRDSWISILAAYLLLVGWSIILYLILKSIRSISFNQWLISRMGIFVFWIICSAITLYLLAAGIMIIFDTTTNVSIYFLPNTPSLIVILSFITISYCAARSGLKTIVYMSTVLLPIVWLLGIFVSISTIGSKDYGLLHPVFTEGMNPSLRGGAVVFGGSIDLLVLLFLQHKLTKPMNYLSIFLLLTLLVGLIFGPTMGAISVFGPSQAAYMRFPAFEQWRLIMIGSHISHVDFLAVFQLMAGSIVRTSLLIYILSDLLGKQFPNYQQTITISCTAIMSMPAIFRVSDIKMQDIIHNYFYKYSIWFGVALTVALFAATYFRQRKGSTT
- a CDS encoding polysaccharide deacetylase family protein, with translation MYRKSFIIVLSFIVTLAISLIAIFSMTVNKTNGIAVLMYHDFGYRGNPATINKEVFADQMNSLSEHEFNVISMEQYIDYMEGEIELPKKSVLITFDDGYEDFYEIAYPILQQHHFPATNFVVVKSSDEPNPEYFPHMTWDQMRELKANGMSIYSHTYDSHIKINEVKDKYPLLANYQDGETSEEYKTRVREDLEHAHELLVKELGEQANILAFPYGAYSEELLEVMDEIGIEHAFLIRPGINDRGGNGLYYRINAGLSSLDGEALVRKIEEFYQK
- a CDS encoding pentapeptide repeat-containing protein; translated protein: MSQKLTNYLNGIFTPYDGVKSVTELKSDLLSDLQERYHELKEEGKDDETAFNMTIESIGDIEATILEVANLSRSLERQLLTNFSASNLTQSDFAGVIAHKGQFNTSGLIGSNFEGADLTGSSFKASDVSAANFDRANLTDCNFTVTTLANASFKQSILVRTNISKSDLVGVTFKGVNMTEVTLNMIDLRNTNFESCVFDGVDFKYCDLSGLRLDGQTFIGVKFDKSAVNEVSFRGATLKNVSFQAYFSLTNKYYRSIQTICFDDAIMDKLTYASLKGMGADLSKVTVI
- a CDS encoding PadR family transcriptional regulator; the encoded protein is MSENKITSDLLRGHTDTMILRLLSEADRYGYEIVKLIAERSGGEYELKEATMYSSVRRLEADGDIEWYWGDESQGGRRKYFRITEKGRETHSRNKNNWEYAKRVLENLL